A stretch of Henckelia pumila isolate YLH828 chromosome 4, ASM3356847v2, whole genome shotgun sequence DNA encodes these proteins:
- the LOC140865850 gene encoding uncharacterized protein isoform X1 gives MTREGKTVGKSHFRNQGEIDTQPRIMIANHAARNSKRVGLAKQLGGTVASGKGKLNNQTDEASNQQHYDAQGMTRKVKAVGKPHFELRNEFDAQPHMIANHAGQNSKENECQNIQDMSNIHMDKVSMQQHKNAQGMTRKSKTVGKSHFQLQDLTNNQSRININDEVARYLKEKVYHAREVGIVAASGEDCQNIQGASNNQIYEASNQKHLELQGLTSRITSNINPRVENTGHDQNDFMDEEYDQDVDREIESDDAEKKTRGPTFMKEIWGRPSTLPRINIQCDDMGRPIGSRRNKFTDFLGTLARNGKFCPIDVEGWHKMPLDTKKKMLDVVKEKYDLPPGTESWTLNSIAKKWRNWKSELKKKYDPELPMQFLLQERDQRAFAEQYVKLVAHWNTEKSKERSEKNKIARKQKIMNQTTGRRSFAQVQQKLKKEKGQIPSRVELFHACFTHANGSPSSNIVAEKLAAMKELENQLHEDEDDEVGQNDIFAQIIGPDRPGRVRMFGDGVNPSDLWGEVPSLSTCNRIVMEQKTLLEKMDEQIKKQGQHIAMLESKIFNQPKTRTLVRNATIYNILHHLAVHYFLIQLVYL, from the exons ATGACTCGTGAGGGCAAGACTGTTGGAAAATCTCATTTTCGAAATCAAGGCGAGATAGACACACAACCTCGAATTATGATTGCCAATCATGCAGCTCGAAACTCAAAAAGAG TTGGTCTTGCAAAGCAACTTGGTGGCACGGTAGCTAGTGGAAAAG gTAAGCTGAATAACCAAACAGATGAAGCTTCAAATCAACAACACTATGATGCACAAG GAATGACTCGTAAGGTTAAAGCTGTTGGAAAACCTCATTTTGAACTTCGAAATGAGTTTGATGCACAACCACATATGATTGCCAATCATGCAGgtcaaaattcaaaagaaaatg AATGTCAAAACATACAAGATATGTCGAATATTCATATGGATAAAGTTTCAATGCAACAACACAAAAATGCACAAG gAATGACTCGAAAGAGTAAAACTGTTGGAAAATCTCATTTTCAACTTCAAGATTTGACAAATAATCAATCCCGGATTAATATCAACGATGAGGTAGCTCGATATTTAAAAGAAAAAG TCTATCATGCAAGGGAAGTTGGTATCGTGGCAGCTAGCGGAGAAG ATTGTCAAAACATACAAGGTGCATCGAATAACCAAATATATGAAGCTTCAAATCAGAAACACCTCGAGTTGCAAG GTTTGACATCtaggatcacatccaacattaACCCACGTGTTGAAAATACGGGTCATGACcaaaatgattttatggatGAAGAATATGATCAAG ATGTTGATAGGGAAATTGAATCTGATGATGCTGAGAAGAAAACTAGAGGTCCTACATTTATGAAAGAAATTTGGGGTCGACCTAGCACGCTGCCACGTATTAATATTCAATGTGATGATATGGGGCGTCCTATAGGATCAAGAAGAAATAAATTTACTGACTTCTTGGGTACTTTGGCTAGAAATGGTAAATTTTGTCCAATTGACGTGGAAGGTTGGCATAAAATGCCATTGGATACTAAGAAAAAAATGTTAGATGTTGTAAAG GAAAAGTATGACCTTCCTCCTGGAACAGAAAGTTGGACACTCAATTCAATAGCAAAAAAATGGAGAAACTGGAAGTCAGAACTAAAAAAGAAGTATGATCCTGAGTTGCCAATGCAATTTCTTCTGCAAGAAAGAGATCAAAGAGCCTTTGCTGAACAATATGTGAAACTAGTTGCTCATTGGAACACAGAAAAATCAAAG gAGAgaagtgaaaaaaataaaattgcccGAAAGCAAAAGATAATGAATCAGACAACTGGAAGAAGATCTTTCGCTCAAGTGCAACAAAAATTG aaaaaagaaAAGGGGCAGATTCCATCACGAGTTGAATTATTTCATGCTTGCTTCACTCATGCCAATGGAAGTCCCTCGAGCAACATAGTGGCAGAAAAATTG GCTGCAATGAAAGAACTAGAAAATCAACTTCATGAAGATGAGGATGATGAGGTAGGTCAAAATGACATTTTTGCTCAGATCATTGGACCTGATAGACCAGGCCGAGTGCGTATGTTTGGAGATGGTGTTAACCCATCTGATTTATGGGGAGAAGTTCCAAGCCTTAGTACATGCAATCGAATAGTGATGGAGCAAAAGACATTGTTAGAAAAAATGGATGAACAAATTAAAAAGCAAGGCCAACACATCGCAATGTTAGAATCAAAGATTTTCAATCAACCAAAAACCAGAACCTTGGTTCGAAATGCAACAATATACAACATACTCCATCATCTAGCAGTCCATTACTTTCTGATCCAGCTAGTTTATCTCTGA
- the LOC140865850 gene encoding uncharacterized protein isoform X3: MTREGKTVGKSHFRNQGEIDTQPRIMIANHAARNSKRVGLAKQLGGTVASGKGKLNNQTDEASNQQHYDAQGMTRKVKAVGKPHFELRNEFDAQPHMIANHAECQNIQDMSNIHMDKVSMQQHKNAQGMTRKSKTVGKSHFQLQDLTNNQSRININDEVARYLKEKVYHAREVGIVAASGEDCQNIQGASNNQIYEASNQKHLELQGLTSRITSNINPRVENTGHDQNDFMDEEYDQDVDREIESDDAEKKTRGPTFMKEIWGRPSTLPRINIQCDDMGRPIGSRRNKFTDFLGTLARNGKFCPIDVEGWHKMPLDTKKKMLDVVKEKYDLPPGTESWTLNSIAKKWRNWKSELKKKYDPELPMQFLLQERDQRAFAEQYVKLVAHWNTEKSKERSEKNKIARKQKIMNQTTGRRSFAQVQQKLKKEKGQIPSRVELFHACFTHANGSPSSNIVAEKLAAMKELENQLHEDEDDEVGQNDIFAQIIGPDRPGRVRMFGDGVNPSDLWGEVPSLSTCNRIVMEQKTLLEKMDEQIKKQGQHIAMLESKIFNQPKTRTLVRNATIYNILHHLAVHYFLIQLVYL; encoded by the exons ATGACTCGTGAGGGCAAGACTGTTGGAAAATCTCATTTTCGAAATCAAGGCGAGATAGACACACAACCTCGAATTATGATTGCCAATCATGCAGCTCGAAACTCAAAAAGAG TTGGTCTTGCAAAGCAACTTGGTGGCACGGTAGCTAGTGGAAAAG gTAAGCTGAATAACCAAACAGATGAAGCTTCAAATCAACAACACTATGATGCACAAG GAATGACTCGTAAGGTTAAAGCTGTTGGAAAACCTCATTTTGAACTTCGAAATGAGTTTGATGCACAACCACATATGATTGCCAATCATGCAG AATGTCAAAACATACAAGATATGTCGAATATTCATATGGATAAAGTTTCAATGCAACAACACAAAAATGCACAAG gAATGACTCGAAAGAGTAAAACTGTTGGAAAATCTCATTTTCAACTTCAAGATTTGACAAATAATCAATCCCGGATTAATATCAACGATGAGGTAGCTCGATATTTAAAAGAAAAAG TCTATCATGCAAGGGAAGTTGGTATCGTGGCAGCTAGCGGAGAAG ATTGTCAAAACATACAAGGTGCATCGAATAACCAAATATATGAAGCTTCAAATCAGAAACACCTCGAGTTGCAAG GTTTGACATCtaggatcacatccaacattaACCCACGTGTTGAAAATACGGGTCATGACcaaaatgattttatggatGAAGAATATGATCAAG ATGTTGATAGGGAAATTGAATCTGATGATGCTGAGAAGAAAACTAGAGGTCCTACATTTATGAAAGAAATTTGGGGTCGACCTAGCACGCTGCCACGTATTAATATTCAATGTGATGATATGGGGCGTCCTATAGGATCAAGAAGAAATAAATTTACTGACTTCTTGGGTACTTTGGCTAGAAATGGTAAATTTTGTCCAATTGACGTGGAAGGTTGGCATAAAATGCCATTGGATACTAAGAAAAAAATGTTAGATGTTGTAAAG GAAAAGTATGACCTTCCTCCTGGAACAGAAAGTTGGACACTCAATTCAATAGCAAAAAAATGGAGAAACTGGAAGTCAGAACTAAAAAAGAAGTATGATCCTGAGTTGCCAATGCAATTTCTTCTGCAAGAAAGAGATCAAAGAGCCTTTGCTGAACAATATGTGAAACTAGTTGCTCATTGGAACACAGAAAAATCAAAG gAGAgaagtgaaaaaaataaaattgcccGAAAGCAAAAGATAATGAATCAGACAACTGGAAGAAGATCTTTCGCTCAAGTGCAACAAAAATTG aaaaaagaaAAGGGGCAGATTCCATCACGAGTTGAATTATTTCATGCTTGCTTCACTCATGCCAATGGAAGTCCCTCGAGCAACATAGTGGCAGAAAAATTG GCTGCAATGAAAGAACTAGAAAATCAACTTCATGAAGATGAGGATGATGAGGTAGGTCAAAATGACATTTTTGCTCAGATCATTGGACCTGATAGACCAGGCCGAGTGCGTATGTTTGGAGATGGTGTTAACCCATCTGATTTATGGGGAGAAGTTCCAAGCCTTAGTACATGCAATCGAATAGTGATGGAGCAAAAGACATTGTTAGAAAAAATGGATGAACAAATTAAAAAGCAAGGCCAACACATCGCAATGTTAGAATCAAAGATTTTCAATCAACCAAAAACCAGAACCTTGGTTCGAAATGCAACAATATACAACATACTCCATCATCTAGCAGTCCATTACTTTCTGATCCAGCTAGTTTATCTCTGA
- the LOC140865850 gene encoding uncharacterized protein isoform X5: MTREGKTVGKSHFRNQGEIDTQPRIMIANHAARNSKRVGLAKQLGGTVASGKGMTRKVKAVGKPHFELRNEFDAQPHMIANHAECQNIQDMSNIHMDKVSMQQHKNAQGMTRKSKTVGKSHFQLQDLTNNQSRININDEVARYLKEKVYHAREVGIVAASGEDCQNIQGASNNQIYEASNQKHLELQGLTSRITSNINPRVENTGHDQNDFMDEEYDQDVDREIESDDAEKKTRGPTFMKEIWGRPSTLPRINIQCDDMGRPIGSRRNKFTDFLGTLARNGKFCPIDVEGWHKMPLDTKKKMLDVVKEKYDLPPGTESWTLNSIAKKWRNWKSELKKKYDPELPMQFLLQERDQRAFAEQYVKLVAHWNTEKSKERSEKNKIARKQKIMNQTTGRRSFAQVQQKLKKEKGQIPSRVELFHACFTHANGSPSSNIVAEKLAAMKELENQLHEDEDDEVGQNDIFAQIIGPDRPGRVRMFGDGVNPSDLWGEVPSLSTCNRIVMEQKTLLEKMDEQIKKQGQHIAMLESKIFNQPKTRTLVRNATIYNILHHLAVHYFLIQLVYL; encoded by the exons ATGACTCGTGAGGGCAAGACTGTTGGAAAATCTCATTTTCGAAATCAAGGCGAGATAGACACACAACCTCGAATTATGATTGCCAATCATGCAGCTCGAAACTCAAAAAGAG TTGGTCTTGCAAAGCAACTTGGTGGCACGGTAGCTAGTGGAAAAG GAATGACTCGTAAGGTTAAAGCTGTTGGAAAACCTCATTTTGAACTTCGAAATGAGTTTGATGCACAACCACATATGATTGCCAATCATGCAG AATGTCAAAACATACAAGATATGTCGAATATTCATATGGATAAAGTTTCAATGCAACAACACAAAAATGCACAAG gAATGACTCGAAAGAGTAAAACTGTTGGAAAATCTCATTTTCAACTTCAAGATTTGACAAATAATCAATCCCGGATTAATATCAACGATGAGGTAGCTCGATATTTAAAAGAAAAAG TCTATCATGCAAGGGAAGTTGGTATCGTGGCAGCTAGCGGAGAAG ATTGTCAAAACATACAAGGTGCATCGAATAACCAAATATATGAAGCTTCAAATCAGAAACACCTCGAGTTGCAAG GTTTGACATCtaggatcacatccaacattaACCCACGTGTTGAAAATACGGGTCATGACcaaaatgattttatggatGAAGAATATGATCAAG ATGTTGATAGGGAAATTGAATCTGATGATGCTGAGAAGAAAACTAGAGGTCCTACATTTATGAAAGAAATTTGGGGTCGACCTAGCACGCTGCCACGTATTAATATTCAATGTGATGATATGGGGCGTCCTATAGGATCAAGAAGAAATAAATTTACTGACTTCTTGGGTACTTTGGCTAGAAATGGTAAATTTTGTCCAATTGACGTGGAAGGTTGGCATAAAATGCCATTGGATACTAAGAAAAAAATGTTAGATGTTGTAAAG GAAAAGTATGACCTTCCTCCTGGAACAGAAAGTTGGACACTCAATTCAATAGCAAAAAAATGGAGAAACTGGAAGTCAGAACTAAAAAAGAAGTATGATCCTGAGTTGCCAATGCAATTTCTTCTGCAAGAAAGAGATCAAAGAGCCTTTGCTGAACAATATGTGAAACTAGTTGCTCATTGGAACACAGAAAAATCAAAG gAGAgaagtgaaaaaaataaaattgcccGAAAGCAAAAGATAATGAATCAGACAACTGGAAGAAGATCTTTCGCTCAAGTGCAACAAAAATTG aaaaaagaaAAGGGGCAGATTCCATCACGAGTTGAATTATTTCATGCTTGCTTCACTCATGCCAATGGAAGTCCCTCGAGCAACATAGTGGCAGAAAAATTG GCTGCAATGAAAGAACTAGAAAATCAACTTCATGAAGATGAGGATGATGAGGTAGGTCAAAATGACATTTTTGCTCAGATCATTGGACCTGATAGACCAGGCCGAGTGCGTATGTTTGGAGATGGTGTTAACCCATCTGATTTATGGGGAGAAGTTCCAAGCCTTAGTACATGCAATCGAATAGTGATGGAGCAAAAGACATTGTTAGAAAAAATGGATGAACAAATTAAAAAGCAAGGCCAACACATCGCAATGTTAGAATCAAAGATTTTCAATCAACCAAAAACCAGAACCTTGGTTCGAAATGCAACAATATACAACATACTCCATCATCTAGCAGTCCATTACTTTCTGATCCAGCTAGTTTATCTCTGA
- the LOC140865850 gene encoding uncharacterized protein isoform X2: MTREGKTVGKSHFRNQGEIDTQPRIMIANHAARNSKRVGLAKQLGGTVASGKGKLNNQTDEASNQQHYDAQGMTRKVKAVGKPHFELRNEFDAQPHMIANHAGQNSKENECQNIQDMSNIHMDKVSMQQHKNAQGMTRKSKTVGKSHFQLQDLTNNQSRININDEVARYLKEKVYHAREVGIVAASGEGASNNQIYEASNQKHLELQGLTSRITSNINPRVENTGHDQNDFMDEEYDQDVDREIESDDAEKKTRGPTFMKEIWGRPSTLPRINIQCDDMGRPIGSRRNKFTDFLGTLARNGKFCPIDVEGWHKMPLDTKKKMLDVVKEKYDLPPGTESWTLNSIAKKWRNWKSELKKKYDPELPMQFLLQERDQRAFAEQYVKLVAHWNTEKSKERSEKNKIARKQKIMNQTTGRRSFAQVQQKLKKEKGQIPSRVELFHACFTHANGSPSSNIVAEKLAAMKELENQLHEDEDDEVGQNDIFAQIIGPDRPGRVRMFGDGVNPSDLWGEVPSLSTCNRIVMEQKTLLEKMDEQIKKQGQHIAMLESKIFNQPKTRTLVRNATIYNILHHLAVHYFLIQLVYL, from the exons ATGACTCGTGAGGGCAAGACTGTTGGAAAATCTCATTTTCGAAATCAAGGCGAGATAGACACACAACCTCGAATTATGATTGCCAATCATGCAGCTCGAAACTCAAAAAGAG TTGGTCTTGCAAAGCAACTTGGTGGCACGGTAGCTAGTGGAAAAG gTAAGCTGAATAACCAAACAGATGAAGCTTCAAATCAACAACACTATGATGCACAAG GAATGACTCGTAAGGTTAAAGCTGTTGGAAAACCTCATTTTGAACTTCGAAATGAGTTTGATGCACAACCACATATGATTGCCAATCATGCAGgtcaaaattcaaaagaaaatg AATGTCAAAACATACAAGATATGTCGAATATTCATATGGATAAAGTTTCAATGCAACAACACAAAAATGCACAAG gAATGACTCGAAAGAGTAAAACTGTTGGAAAATCTCATTTTCAACTTCAAGATTTGACAAATAATCAATCCCGGATTAATATCAACGATGAGGTAGCTCGATATTTAAAAGAAAAAG TCTATCATGCAAGGGAAGTTGGTATCGTGGCAGCTAGCGGAGAAG GTGCATCGAATAACCAAATATATGAAGCTTCAAATCAGAAACACCTCGAGTTGCAAG GTTTGACATCtaggatcacatccaacattaACCCACGTGTTGAAAATACGGGTCATGACcaaaatgattttatggatGAAGAATATGATCAAG ATGTTGATAGGGAAATTGAATCTGATGATGCTGAGAAGAAAACTAGAGGTCCTACATTTATGAAAGAAATTTGGGGTCGACCTAGCACGCTGCCACGTATTAATATTCAATGTGATGATATGGGGCGTCCTATAGGATCAAGAAGAAATAAATTTACTGACTTCTTGGGTACTTTGGCTAGAAATGGTAAATTTTGTCCAATTGACGTGGAAGGTTGGCATAAAATGCCATTGGATACTAAGAAAAAAATGTTAGATGTTGTAAAG GAAAAGTATGACCTTCCTCCTGGAACAGAAAGTTGGACACTCAATTCAATAGCAAAAAAATGGAGAAACTGGAAGTCAGAACTAAAAAAGAAGTATGATCCTGAGTTGCCAATGCAATTTCTTCTGCAAGAAAGAGATCAAAGAGCCTTTGCTGAACAATATGTGAAACTAGTTGCTCATTGGAACACAGAAAAATCAAAG gAGAgaagtgaaaaaaataaaattgcccGAAAGCAAAAGATAATGAATCAGACAACTGGAAGAAGATCTTTCGCTCAAGTGCAACAAAAATTG aaaaaagaaAAGGGGCAGATTCCATCACGAGTTGAATTATTTCATGCTTGCTTCACTCATGCCAATGGAAGTCCCTCGAGCAACATAGTGGCAGAAAAATTG GCTGCAATGAAAGAACTAGAAAATCAACTTCATGAAGATGAGGATGATGAGGTAGGTCAAAATGACATTTTTGCTCAGATCATTGGACCTGATAGACCAGGCCGAGTGCGTATGTTTGGAGATGGTGTTAACCCATCTGATTTATGGGGAGAAGTTCCAAGCCTTAGTACATGCAATCGAATAGTGATGGAGCAAAAGACATTGTTAGAAAAAATGGATGAACAAATTAAAAAGCAAGGCCAACACATCGCAATGTTAGAATCAAAGATTTTCAATCAACCAAAAACCAGAACCTTGGTTCGAAATGCAACAATATACAACATACTCCATCATCTAGCAGTCCATTACTTTCTGATCCAGCTAGTTTATCTCTGA
- the LOC140865850 gene encoding uncharacterized protein isoform X7 has product MTREGKTVGKSHFRNQGEIDTQPRIMIANHAARNSKRVGLAKQLGGTVASGKECQNIQDMSNIHMDKVSMQQHKNAQGMTRKSKTVGKSHFQLQDLTNNQSRININDEVARYLKEKVYHAREVGIVAASGEDCQNIQGASNNQIYEASNQKHLELQGLTSRITSNINPRVENTGHDQNDFMDEEYDQDVDREIESDDAEKKTRGPTFMKEIWGRPSTLPRINIQCDDMGRPIGSRRNKFTDFLGTLARNGKFCPIDVEGWHKMPLDTKKKMLDVVKEKYDLPPGTESWTLNSIAKKWRNWKSELKKKYDPELPMQFLLQERDQRAFAEQYVKLVAHWNTEKSKERSEKNKIARKQKIMNQTTGRRSFAQVQQKLKKEKGQIPSRVELFHACFTHANGSPSSNIVAEKLAAMKELENQLHEDEDDEVGQNDIFAQIIGPDRPGRVRMFGDGVNPSDLWGEVPSLSTCNRIVMEQKTLLEKMDEQIKKQGQHIAMLESKIFNQPKTRTLVRNATIYNILHHLAVHYFLIQLVYL; this is encoded by the exons ATGACTCGTGAGGGCAAGACTGTTGGAAAATCTCATTTTCGAAATCAAGGCGAGATAGACACACAACCTCGAATTATGATTGCCAATCATGCAGCTCGAAACTCAAAAAGAG TTGGTCTTGCAAAGCAACTTGGTGGCACGGTAGCTAGTGGAAAAG AATGTCAAAACATACAAGATATGTCGAATATTCATATGGATAAAGTTTCAATGCAACAACACAAAAATGCACAAG gAATGACTCGAAAGAGTAAAACTGTTGGAAAATCTCATTTTCAACTTCAAGATTTGACAAATAATCAATCCCGGATTAATATCAACGATGAGGTAGCTCGATATTTAAAAGAAAAAG TCTATCATGCAAGGGAAGTTGGTATCGTGGCAGCTAGCGGAGAAG ATTGTCAAAACATACAAGGTGCATCGAATAACCAAATATATGAAGCTTCAAATCAGAAACACCTCGAGTTGCAAG GTTTGACATCtaggatcacatccaacattaACCCACGTGTTGAAAATACGGGTCATGACcaaaatgattttatggatGAAGAATATGATCAAG ATGTTGATAGGGAAATTGAATCTGATGATGCTGAGAAGAAAACTAGAGGTCCTACATTTATGAAAGAAATTTGGGGTCGACCTAGCACGCTGCCACGTATTAATATTCAATGTGATGATATGGGGCGTCCTATAGGATCAAGAAGAAATAAATTTACTGACTTCTTGGGTACTTTGGCTAGAAATGGTAAATTTTGTCCAATTGACGTGGAAGGTTGGCATAAAATGCCATTGGATACTAAGAAAAAAATGTTAGATGTTGTAAAG GAAAAGTATGACCTTCCTCCTGGAACAGAAAGTTGGACACTCAATTCAATAGCAAAAAAATGGAGAAACTGGAAGTCAGAACTAAAAAAGAAGTATGATCCTGAGTTGCCAATGCAATTTCTTCTGCAAGAAAGAGATCAAAGAGCCTTTGCTGAACAATATGTGAAACTAGTTGCTCATTGGAACACAGAAAAATCAAAG gAGAgaagtgaaaaaaataaaattgcccGAAAGCAAAAGATAATGAATCAGACAACTGGAAGAAGATCTTTCGCTCAAGTGCAACAAAAATTG aaaaaagaaAAGGGGCAGATTCCATCACGAGTTGAATTATTTCATGCTTGCTTCACTCATGCCAATGGAAGTCCCTCGAGCAACATAGTGGCAGAAAAATTG GCTGCAATGAAAGAACTAGAAAATCAACTTCATGAAGATGAGGATGATGAGGTAGGTCAAAATGACATTTTTGCTCAGATCATTGGACCTGATAGACCAGGCCGAGTGCGTATGTTTGGAGATGGTGTTAACCCATCTGATTTATGGGGAGAAGTTCCAAGCCTTAGTACATGCAATCGAATAGTGATGGAGCAAAAGACATTGTTAGAAAAAATGGATGAACAAATTAAAAAGCAAGGCCAACACATCGCAATGTTAGAATCAAAGATTTTCAATCAACCAAAAACCAGAACCTTGGTTCGAAATGCAACAATATACAACATACTCCATCATCTAGCAGTCCATTACTTTCTGATCCAGCTAGTTTATCTCTGA
- the LOC140865850 gene encoding uncharacterized protein isoform X4 has protein sequence MTREGKTVGKSHFRNQGEIDTQPRIMIANHAARNSKRVGLAKQLGGTVASGKGMTRKVKAVGKPHFELRNEFDAQPHMIANHAGQNSKENECQNIQDMSNIHMDKVSMQQHKNAQGMTRKSKTVGKSHFQLQDLTNNQSRININDEVARYLKEKVYHAREVGIVAASGEDCQNIQGASNNQIYEASNQKHLELQGLTSRITSNINPRVENTGHDQNDFMDEEYDQDVDREIESDDAEKKTRGPTFMKEIWGRPSTLPRINIQCDDMGRPIGSRRNKFTDFLGTLARNGKFCPIDVEGWHKMPLDTKKKMLDVVKEKYDLPPGTESWTLNSIAKKWRNWKSELKKKYDPELPMQFLLQERDQRAFAEQYVKLVAHWNTEKSKERSEKNKIARKQKIMNQTTGRRSFAQVQQKLKKEKGQIPSRVELFHACFTHANGSPSSNIVAEKLAAMKELENQLHEDEDDEVGQNDIFAQIIGPDRPGRVRMFGDGVNPSDLWGEVPSLSTCNRIVMEQKTLLEKMDEQIKKQGQHIAMLESKIFNQPKTRTLVRNATIYNILHHLAVHYFLIQLVYL, from the exons ATGACTCGTGAGGGCAAGACTGTTGGAAAATCTCATTTTCGAAATCAAGGCGAGATAGACACACAACCTCGAATTATGATTGCCAATCATGCAGCTCGAAACTCAAAAAGAG TTGGTCTTGCAAAGCAACTTGGTGGCACGGTAGCTAGTGGAAAAG GAATGACTCGTAAGGTTAAAGCTGTTGGAAAACCTCATTTTGAACTTCGAAATGAGTTTGATGCACAACCACATATGATTGCCAATCATGCAGgtcaaaattcaaaagaaaatg AATGTCAAAACATACAAGATATGTCGAATATTCATATGGATAAAGTTTCAATGCAACAACACAAAAATGCACAAG gAATGACTCGAAAGAGTAAAACTGTTGGAAAATCTCATTTTCAACTTCAAGATTTGACAAATAATCAATCCCGGATTAATATCAACGATGAGGTAGCTCGATATTTAAAAGAAAAAG TCTATCATGCAAGGGAAGTTGGTATCGTGGCAGCTAGCGGAGAAG ATTGTCAAAACATACAAGGTGCATCGAATAACCAAATATATGAAGCTTCAAATCAGAAACACCTCGAGTTGCAAG GTTTGACATCtaggatcacatccaacattaACCCACGTGTTGAAAATACGGGTCATGACcaaaatgattttatggatGAAGAATATGATCAAG ATGTTGATAGGGAAATTGAATCTGATGATGCTGAGAAGAAAACTAGAGGTCCTACATTTATGAAAGAAATTTGGGGTCGACCTAGCACGCTGCCACGTATTAATATTCAATGTGATGATATGGGGCGTCCTATAGGATCAAGAAGAAATAAATTTACTGACTTCTTGGGTACTTTGGCTAGAAATGGTAAATTTTGTCCAATTGACGTGGAAGGTTGGCATAAAATGCCATTGGATACTAAGAAAAAAATGTTAGATGTTGTAAAG GAAAAGTATGACCTTCCTCCTGGAACAGAAAGTTGGACACTCAATTCAATAGCAAAAAAATGGAGAAACTGGAAGTCAGAACTAAAAAAGAAGTATGATCCTGAGTTGCCAATGCAATTTCTTCTGCAAGAAAGAGATCAAAGAGCCTTTGCTGAACAATATGTGAAACTAGTTGCTCATTGGAACACAGAAAAATCAAAG gAGAgaagtgaaaaaaataaaattgcccGAAAGCAAAAGATAATGAATCAGACAACTGGAAGAAGATCTTTCGCTCAAGTGCAACAAAAATTG aaaaaagaaAAGGGGCAGATTCCATCACGAGTTGAATTATTTCATGCTTGCTTCACTCATGCCAATGGAAGTCCCTCGAGCAACATAGTGGCAGAAAAATTG GCTGCAATGAAAGAACTAGAAAATCAACTTCATGAAGATGAGGATGATGAGGTAGGTCAAAATGACATTTTTGCTCAGATCATTGGACCTGATAGACCAGGCCGAGTGCGTATGTTTGGAGATGGTGTTAACCCATCTGATTTATGGGGAGAAGTTCCAAGCCTTAGTACATGCAATCGAATAGTGATGGAGCAAAAGACATTGTTAGAAAAAATGGATGAACAAATTAAAAAGCAAGGCCAACACATCGCAATGTTAGAATCAAAGATTTTCAATCAACCAAAAACCAGAACCTTGGTTCGAAATGCAACAATATACAACATACTCCATCATCTAGCAGTCCATTACTTTCTGATCCAGCTAGTTTATCTCTGA